From the genome of Streptomyces sp. NBC_00659, one region includes:
- the gyrB gene encoding DNA topoisomerase (ATP-hydrolyzing) subunit B has product MLCQKGRFVADSGNPNENIPSTDAGANGEVTSSYDASAITVLEGLDAVRKRPGMYIGSTGERGLHHLVYEVVDNSVDEALAGHADTIEITILPDGGVRVVDNGRGIPVGIVASEGKPALEVVLTVLHAGGKFGGGGYAVSGGLHGVGVSVVNALSSKVSVEVRTDGHRWTQDYKMGVPTAPLAQHEAIADTGTSVTFWADADIFETTEYSFETLSRRFQEMAFLNKGLTIKLTDERDSAKAVAGADEAGADEKDEVKTVTYHYEGGIVDFVKYLNSRKGEAVHPTVIDLEAEDKDKSLSLEVAMQWNSGYSEGVYSFANIIHTHEGGTHEEGFRAALTSLINKYARDKKLLREKDDNLTGDDIREGLTAIISLKLSEPQFEGQTKTKLGNTEAKTFVQKAVYEHLNDWLDRNPVEAADIIRKSIQAATARVAARKARDLTRRKGLLESASLPGKLSDCQSNDPIKCEIFIVEGDSAGGSAKSGRNPQYQAILPIRGKILNVEKARIDKILQNQEIQALISAFGTGVHEDFDIAKLRYHKIILMADADVDGQHINTLLLTFLFRFMRPLVEAGHVFLSRPPLYKIKWGRDDFEYAYSDRERDALIELGRQAGKRVREDSIQRFKGLGEMNAEELRVTTMDQEHRVLGQVTLDDAAQADDLFSVLMGEDVEARRAFIQRNAKDVRFLDI; this is encoded by the coding sequence GTGCTGTGCCAGAAAGGGCGCTTCGTGGCCGATTCCGGCAACCCCAACGAGAACATCCCGTCCACCGACGCCGGCGCGAACGGCGAGGTCACATCCTCGTACGACGCCAGTGCCATCACCGTCCTCGAGGGTCTGGACGCGGTCCGCAAGCGACCTGGCATGTACATCGGTTCGACCGGTGAGCGTGGACTCCACCACCTCGTGTACGAGGTGGTGGACAACTCGGTCGACGAGGCGCTGGCCGGCCACGCGGACACGATCGAGATCACGATCCTCCCGGACGGCGGCGTGCGCGTCGTCGACAACGGCCGCGGCATCCCGGTGGGCATCGTCGCCTCCGAGGGCAAGCCGGCCCTCGAGGTCGTGCTGACCGTGCTGCACGCGGGCGGCAAGTTCGGCGGCGGCGGATACGCGGTCTCCGGCGGTCTGCACGGCGTCGGCGTCTCCGTCGTCAACGCCCTGTCGAGCAAGGTCTCCGTCGAGGTCAGGACCGACGGCCACCGCTGGACGCAGGACTACAAGATGGGCGTCCCGACCGCCCCGCTGGCCCAGCACGAGGCGATCGCCGACACCGGTACCTCGGTCACCTTCTGGGCCGACGCGGACATCTTCGAGACCACGGAGTACTCCTTCGAGACGCTCTCGCGGCGCTTCCAGGAGATGGCGTTCCTCAACAAGGGTTTGACGATCAAACTCACCGATGAGCGCGATTCGGCGAAGGCCGTCGCCGGGGCGGACGAGGCGGGCGCCGACGAGAAGGACGAGGTCAAGACCGTCACGTACCACTACGAAGGCGGCATCGTCGACTTCGTGAAGTACCTCAACTCCCGCAAGGGAGAAGCGGTGCACCCCACCGTCATCGACCTCGAAGCGGAGGACAAGGACAAGAGCCTGTCCCTCGAGGTGGCGATGCAGTGGAACAGCGGTTACAGCGAGGGCGTGTACTCCTTCGCCAACATCATCCACACCCACGAGGGCGGTACGCACGAGGAAGGCTTCCGTGCGGCGCTGACCTCGCTCATCAACAAGTACGCGCGCGACAAGAAGCTGCTTCGCGAGAAGGACGACAACCTCACGGGTGACGACATCCGCGAGGGTCTGACCGCGATCATCTCGCTCAAGCTGAGCGAGCCTCAGTTCGAGGGCCAGACCAAGACCAAGCTGGGCAACACGGAGGCCAAGACCTTCGTCCAGAAGGCGGTCTACGAGCACCTCAACGACTGGCTGGACCGCAACCCGGTCGAAGCCGCGGACATCATCCGCAAGTCCATCCAGGCGGCCACCGCGCGCGTGGCGGCCCGCAAGGCGCGTGACCTCACCCGCCGCAAGGGCCTTCTGGAGTCGGCGTCCCTGCCGGGCAAGCTCTCCGACTGCCAGTCGAACGATCCCATCAAGTGCGAGATCTTCATCGTCGAGGGTGACTCCGCCGGCGGCTCGGCCAAGTCCGGCCGGAACCCGCAGTACCAGGCCATCCTCCCGATCCGGGGAAAGATCCTCAACGTCGAGAAGGCGCGGATCGACAAGATCCTGCAGAACCAGGAGATCCAGGCACTGATCTCCGCCTTCGGCACCGGAGTCCACGAGGACTTCGACATCGCGAAGCTCCGCTATCACAAGATCATTCTGATGGCGGACGCCGACGTCGACGGCCAGCACATCAACACCCTGCTGCTGACCTTCCTGTTCCGCTTCATGCGCCCGCTGGTCGAGGCAGGGCACGTCTTCCTGTCCCGCCCGCCGCTGTACAAGATCAAGTGGGGCCGGGACGACTTCGAGTACGCGTACTCGGACCGTGAGCGCGACGCGCTGATCGAGCTCGGCCGCCAGGCCGGCAAGCGCGTGCGCGAGGACTCGATCCAGCGCTTCAAGGGTCTGGGTGAGATGAACGCCGAGGAACTGCGCGTCACGACCATGGACCAGGAGCACCGCGTCCTCGGTCAGGTCACCCTCGACGACGCCGCCCAGGCCGACGATCTCTTCTCCGTCCTCATGGGCGAGGACGTCGAGGCCCGCCGCGCGTTCATCCAGCGCAACGCCAAGGACGTCCGCTTCCTCGACATCTGA
- the gyrA gene encoding DNA gyrase subunit A → MTDENAPSNPEAGDIAMRIEPVGLETEMQRSYLDYAMSVIVSRALPDVRDGLKPVHRRVLYAMYDGGYRPEKGFYKCARVVGDVMGTYHPHGDSSIYDALVRLAQPWSMRMPLVDSNGNFGSPGNDPAAAMRYTECKLKPLSMEMVRDIDEETVDFTDNYDGRNQEPTVLPARFPNLLINGSAGIAVGMATNIPPHNLREVAAGAQWYLENPEASHEELLDALIERIKGPDFPSGALVVGRKGIEEAYRTGRGSITMRAVVDVEEIQNRQCLVVTELPYQVNPDNLAQKIADLVKDGKVGGIADVRDETSSRTGQRLVIVLKRDAVAKVVLNNLYKHTDLQTNFGANMLALVDGVPRTLSLDAFIRHWVTHQIEVIVRRTKFRLRKAEERAHILRGLLKALDAIDEVIALIRRSDTVEIAREGLMGLLEIDEIQANAILEMQLRRLAALERQKIIQEHDELQAKIREYNEILASPVRQRGIISEELAAIVEKFGDDRRSKLVPFDGDMSMEDLIAEEDIVVTITRGGYIKRTKTEDYRSQKRGGKGVRGTKLKQDDIVDHFFVSTTHHWLLFFTNKGRVYRAKAYELPDAGRDARGQHVANLLAFQPDEAIAEILAIRDYEAAPYLVLATKGGLVKKTPLKDYDSPRAGGVIAINLRETEDGSDDELIGAELVSAEDDLLLISKKAQSIRFTATDDALRPMGRATSGVKGMSFRESDELLSMNVVRPGTFVFTATDGGYAKRTAVDEYRVQGRGGLGIKAAKIVEDRGSLVGALVVEETDEILAITLSGGVIRTRVNEVRETGRDTMGVQLINLGKRDAVVGIARNAEAGREAEEVDGDDAVDETAEGVEAVGTEEGEPSSAE, encoded by the coding sequence ATGACCGACGAGAACGCACCGAGCAATCCTGAAGCGGGCGACATCGCCATGCGCATCGAGCCCGTCGGGCTCGAGACCGAGATGCAGCGCTCGTACCTCGACTACGCGATGTCCGTCATCGTGTCGCGTGCGCTGCCCGACGTGCGGGACGGTCTCAAGCCCGTCCACCGCCGCGTCCTGTACGCCATGTACGACGGCGGCTACCGGCCCGAGAAGGGCTTCTACAAGTGTGCCCGCGTCGTCGGCGACGTCATGGGTACCTACCACCCGCACGGCGACTCCTCGATCTACGACGCGCTGGTCCGCCTCGCGCAGCCGTGGTCGATGCGGATGCCGCTGGTGGACTCCAACGGCAACTTCGGATCTCCCGGCAACGACCCGGCCGCCGCCATGCGGTACACCGAGTGCAAGCTGAAGCCGCTGTCCATGGAGATGGTCCGCGACATCGACGAGGAGACCGTCGACTTCACGGACAACTACGACGGCCGCAACCAGGAGCCGACGGTCCTGCCGGCCCGCTTCCCGAACCTGCTGATCAACGGTTCGGCGGGCATCGCGGTCGGTATGGCCACCAACATCCCGCCGCACAACCTGCGCGAGGTCGCGGCCGGCGCCCAGTGGTACCTGGAGAACCCCGAGGCCTCCCACGAGGAGCTCCTGGACGCCCTGATCGAGCGCATCAAGGGCCCCGACTTCCCGAGCGGCGCCCTGGTGGTGGGCCGCAAGGGCATCGAGGAGGCGTACCGCACGGGCCGTGGCTCCATCACGATGCGCGCGGTCGTCGACGTCGAGGAGATCCAGAACCGCCAGTGTCTGGTGGTCACCGAACTCCCGTACCAGGTCAACCCCGACAACCTCGCCCAGAAGATCGCCGACCTGGTCAAGGACGGCAAGGTCGGCGGCATCGCGGACGTACGGGACGAGACCAGCTCCCGTACCGGCCAGCGGCTCGTGATCGTGCTCAAGAGGGACGCGGTCGCCAAGGTCGTCCTGAACAACCTCTACAAGCACACCGACCTGCAGACGAACTTCGGCGCGAACATGCTGGCGCTCGTCGACGGTGTGCCGCGCACCCTCTCCCTGGACGCGTTCATCCGCCACTGGGTGACGCACCAGATCGAGGTCATCGTCCGCCGGACGAAGTTCCGGCTGCGCAAGGCCGAGGAGCGCGCGCACATCCTGCGCGGCCTCCTGAAGGCCCTGGACGCCATCGACGAGGTCATCGCGCTCATCCGGCGCAGCGACACCGTGGAGATCGCGCGCGAGGGCCTGATGGGCCTCCTGGAGATCGACGAGATCCAGGCCAACGCGATCCTCGAGATGCAGCTGCGCCGGCTGGCCGCCCTGGAGCGCCAGAAGATCATCCAGGAGCACGACGAGCTCCAGGCCAAGATCCGCGAGTACAACGAGATCCTCGCCTCGCCGGTGCGCCAGCGCGGCATCATCAGCGAGGAGCTCGCCGCGATCGTCGAGAAGTTCGGCGACGACCGCCGCTCCAAGCTGGTGCCCTTCGACGGTGACATGTCCATGGAGGACCTGATCGCCGAAGAGGACATCGTCGTCACCATCACGCGCGGCGGCTACATCAAGCGCACCAAGACGGAGGACTACCGCTCGCAGAAGCGGGGCGGCAAGGGCGTCCGCGGCACGAAGCTGAAGCAGGACGACATCGTCGACCACTTCTTCGTGTCGACGACGCACCACTGGCTGCTGTTCTTCACCAACAAGGGCCGTGTCTACCGCGCCAAGGCCTACGAGCTCCCGGACGCCGGCCGTGACGCGCGCGGCCAGCACGTCGCCAACCTGCTGGCCTTCCAGCCGGACGAGGCGATCGCCGAGATCCTCGCGATCCGCGACTACGAGGCGGCGCCCTATCTGGTGCTGGCCACCAAGGGCGGACTGGTCAAGAAGACGCCGCTCAAGGATTACGATTCGCCCCGCGCCGGCGGCGTCATCGCCATCAACCTTCGTGAGACGGAGGACGGATCCGACGACGAACTGATCGGAGCCGAACTCGTATCCGCCGAGGACGATCTGCTCCTGATCAGCAAGAAGGCGCAGTCGATCAGGTTCACCGCGACGGATGACGCTTTGCGACCGATGGGCCGCGCGACCTCGGGCGTCAAGGGCATGAGCTTCCGCGAGAGCGACGAGCTGCTCTCGATGAATGTTGTTCGACCCGGTACGTTCGTGTTCACTGCCACAGACGGTGGGTACGCGAAGCGGACCGCCGTCGACGAGTACCGCGTCCAGGGTCGCGGCGGCCTCGGTATCAAGGCCGCCAAGATCGTCGAGGACCGTGGTTCCCTGGTCGGCGCGCTGGTGGTCGAGGAGACCGACGAGATCCTCGCCATCACACTGTCCGGTGGTGTGATTCGTACGCGAGTCAACGAGGTCAGGGAGACGGGCCGTGACACCATGGGCGTCCAACTGATCAACCTGGGCAAGCGCGATGCCGTGGTCGGCATCGCTCGTAACGCCGAGGCCGGCCGTGAGGCGGAGGAGGTCGACGGCGACGATGCCGTGGACGAGACCGCCGAAGGTGTCGAGGCCGTCGGTACGGAAGAGGGCGAGCCGTCCTCGGCCGAGTAG
- a CDS encoding DUF3566 domain-containing protein, with product MSGATGAGSTGTETDGGRGTAMDGTDSHDSHGSQGGTVTDTRGQQAQQHAGGQAAPVAPGAPPVAPSAAASPLPGERHGQQPAQPYHPPQAYPAQTPAGAVRRPRTGARTTPRVRKARLRVAKADPWSVMKVSFLLSIALGICTIVAAAVLWMVMDAMGVFSTVGGTISEATGSNESNGFDLQSFLSLPHVLMFTSVIAVIDVVLATALATLGAFIYNLSAGFVGGVELTLAEDE from the coding sequence GTGAGTGGAGCCACGGGCGCCGGATCGACCGGTACGGAAACGGACGGCGGCCGTGGCACCGCCATGGACGGAACTGACTCCCATGACTCTCATGGATCCCAGGGGGGAACTGTGACCGACACCCGAGGCCAGCAGGCCCAGCAGCACGCGGGCGGGCAGGCGGCCCCGGTCGCTCCGGGCGCGCCGCCGGTGGCGCCGTCCGCGGCGGCATCGCCGCTGCCGGGTGAGCGGCACGGGCAGCAGCCCGCACAGCCGTATCACCCGCCGCAGGCGTACCCGGCGCAGACGCCGGCCGGCGCGGTCCGCCGGCCGCGCACGGGCGCGCGGACGACGCCGCGCGTGCGCAAGGCGCGGCTGCGGGTGGCCAAGGCCGACCCGTGGTCGGTGATGAAGGTCAGCTTCCTGCTCTCCATCGCGCTCGGCATCTGCACGATCGTGGCGGCGGCGGTGCTGTGGATGGTCATGGACGCGATGGGCGTCTTCTCGACCGTCGGCGGCACGATCTCCGAGGCGACCGGGTCGAACGAGTCCAACGGCTTCGACCTCCAGTCGTTCCTCTCGCTGCCGCACGTCCTGATGTTCACGTCGGTCATCGCGGTCATCGACGTGGTCCTCGCGACCGCTCTGGCGACCCTCGGAGCGTTCATCTACAACCTCTCCGCCGGCTTCGTCGGCGGCGTGGAGCTGACCCTCGCAGAGGACGAGTGA
- a CDS encoding DUF6344 domain-containing protein, whose translation MTQNKVMKLWSAIITAFLALCTTLGLVTTTAAAAVPQAGPARNTESSVAAPAIAPVPAAWTWSYNRALPPTMKQRIRAEAHGSSPSCRHRAPADEGTAEGTAEAAAPGSMEGLAEPDACSWPETPATPGTEPLGALTPVTQLQR comes from the coding sequence GTGACCCAGAACAAGGTCATGAAGCTGTGGAGCGCGATCATCACCGCCTTCCTGGCGCTGTGCACGACGCTCGGACTCGTCACCACCACCGCGGCCGCCGCGGTACCGCAGGCCGGCCCGGCCCGCAACACGGAGTCCTCGGTGGCGGCCCCGGCGATCGCCCCGGTCCCGGCAGCCTGGACCTGGTCCTACAACCGGGCCCTGCCCCCCACTATGAAGCAACGCATCCGCGCCGAGGCGCACGGCTCCTCGCCGAGTTGCCGACACCGCGCACCGGCGGACGAGGGCACGGCGGAGGGTACGGCGGAGGCCGCCGCTCCCGGCAGCATGGAGGGCCTCGCGGAACCCGACGCCTGTTCCTGGCCCGAGACGCCCGCAACGCCCGGCACGGAGCCCCTGGGGGCCCTCACGCCGGTGACACAGCTCCAGCGCTGA
- a CDS encoding DLW-39 family protein, with translation MKKLLLVALAAIGGLLVYRQIQADRAEQDLWTEATDSVPTGS, from the coding sequence GTGAAGAAGCTTCTCCTGGTCGCACTGGCCGCCATCGGCGGGCTCCTCGTGTACCGCCAGATCCAGGCGGATCGCGCCGAGCAGGATCTGTGGACGGAGGCGACCGACTCCGTGCCCACGGGTTCGTGA
- a CDS encoding serine/threonine-protein kinase, whose protein sequence is MGEVFAGRYELVDPIGRGGVGAVWRAWDHRRRRYVAAKVLQQSDAHALLRFVREQALRIDHPHVLAPASWAADDDKVLFTMDLVAGGSLVHLVNDYGPLPPAFVCTLTDQLLAGLGAVHAEGVVHRDIKPANILLEATGTGRPRLRLSDFGIAMRLGEPRLTETNYVVGTPGYFAPEQMLGCEPDFPADLFAVGLVALYLLEGGKPDAKALIEYFAEHGTPSAPRGIPEPLWQVVAMLLQPDPQARFRTATGARKALAAAVELLPEPGPDDELIEVFDQLGPLPEGFGPRGPLERGAASAGSSRTLSSRGFSDTTAAAPGIGSDPSSGSDFGSDFGSDFGSGVGSGFGTIPGSEIGPASGTRHGSSGSGGGSGVLPASTSTPRPDEDSGSAPGPGPNKQNCRNAPDESGELREPQEGAHGGLRSVPGSGNGSRGLGTGNVPESRPADAERGSGQWPAGDGIPARPSRARAGVEPGSEHVQPPAAPDGVQARPASEDDRSPAAPDDIPQDPAPAPAPGISSQPSSMSDTGSFHLPPPRPAAAADPRRQPPTEPPGDRSPYPPAPRPQESRPDLRAPTPPTSVPLPPPFSPPPYDPTPTPTPTPPTAPLPVYASAPLRSPVPSAAMPQHTYASTVSYTARSVQVPPGTAARPGHRRRRARPRPGPPAAVAVPMLLLALACFAVGFWALTQV, encoded by the coding sequence ATGGGTGAGGTCTTCGCAGGCCGGTACGAACTGGTCGACCCGATCGGGCGCGGGGGAGTCGGTGCGGTGTGGCGCGCCTGGGACCACAGGCGGCGCCGGTATGTGGCCGCCAAGGTGCTCCAGCAGAGCGACGCGCACGCCCTGCTGCGATTCGTGCGGGAACAGGCGCTGCGGATCGATCATCCACATGTACTGGCTCCCGCCAGCTGGGCCGCCGACGACGACAAGGTCCTGTTCACCATGGACCTGGTGGCCGGGGGCTCCCTGGTCCATCTGGTCAACGACTACGGCCCCCTGCCTCCCGCGTTCGTCTGCACCCTGACCGACCAGCTCCTGGCGGGTCTCGGCGCCGTGCACGCGGAGGGAGTGGTGCACCGTGACATCAAGCCCGCCAACATACTTCTCGAAGCGACCGGCACGGGCCGGCCGAGGTTGCGTCTGTCCGACTTCGGCATCGCCATGCGGCTGGGCGAACCCCGCCTGACCGAGACCAACTACGTGGTGGGAACACCGGGTTACTTCGCGCCCGAGCAGATGCTGGGCTGCGAGCCCGATTTTCCCGCCGACCTGTTCGCCGTCGGCCTGGTCGCCCTGTACCTCCTGGAAGGCGGCAAGCCCGACGCCAAGGCGCTGATCGAGTACTTCGCCGAGCACGGCACGCCGTCCGCGCCGCGGGGCATACCCGAGCCCCTGTGGCAGGTCGTGGCGATGCTCCTCCAGCCGGATCCGCAGGCCCGCTTCCGGACCGCCACAGGGGCGCGCAAGGCCCTCGCCGCGGCGGTCGAGCTGCTGCCCGAGCCCGGACCCGACGACGAACTGATCGAGGTCTTCGACCAACTCGGGCCGCTGCCGGAGGGGTTCGGCCCCAGAGGACCCCTGGAACGGGGAGCAGCCTCGGCCGGGAGTTCACGGACCCTGTCCTCCCGCGGATTTTCGGACACCACAGCCGCGGCCCCGGGAATCGGCTCCGACCCGAGCTCCGGATCAGATTTCGGATCAGATTTCGGATCAGATTTCGGATCAGGCGTCGGATCGGGGTTCGGCACGATCCCCGGTTCGGAAATCGGCCCCGCCTCCGGCACAAGACACGGCTCAAGCGGCTCAGGCGGCGGCTCAGGCGTTCTTCCAGCCTCGACGTCCACGCCCCGCCCGGATGAGGATTCCGGCTCCGCGCCCGGCCCGGGGCCGAACAAGCAGAACTGTCGGAACGCCCCGGATGAGTCAGGGGAGTTGCGGGAGCCGCAAGAGGGCGCTCACGGAGGCCTCCGGTCCGTCCCCGGCTCCGGGAACGGGTCACGCGGCCTCGGGACCGGGAACGTACCGGAATCCCGTCCCGCCGACGCCGAGCGGGGCTCGGGGCAGTGGCCCGCCGGGGACGGCATACCGGCTCGACCGAGCCGCGCGAGGGCCGGAGTTGAGCCCGGCTCCGAGCACGTACAGCCCCCGGCCGCCCCCGACGGCGTACAGGCCCGGCCCGCGTCAGAGGACGACCGGTCCCCCGCCGCACCGGACGACATACCCCAGGACCCCGCCCCCGCCCCCGCCCCCGGGATCTCTTCCCAGCCGTCCTCGATGTCGGACACCGGTAGTTTCCATCTGCCTCCGCCGCGGCCCGCGGCCGCAGCCGATCCCCGGCGACAGCCGCCGACCGAGCCTCCCGGCGACCGGTCCCCCTACCCACCGGCACCGCGCCCTCAGGAGTCCCGCCCGGACCTGCGGGCGCCCACTCCCCCCACCTCGGTCCCGCTCCCCCCGCCGTTCTCTCCTCCGCCTTACGACCCGACCCCGACCCCGACGCCGACTCCCCCGACCGCGCCGCTTCCCGTGTACGCGTCCGCCCCGCTCCGGTCCCCGGTCCCATCCGCCGCGATGCCGCAGCACACGTACGCCTCCACCGTTTCGTACACCGCTCGGTCCGTTCAGGTTCCGCCAGGAACCGCGGCCCGTCCGGGACACCGCAGAAGGCGCGCACGTCCACGTCCGGGGCCGCCCGCCGCGGTCGCCGTGCCGATGCTGCTGCTCGCCCTGGCCTGTTTCGCGGTCGGATTCTGGGCACTGACCCAGGTCTGA
- a CDS encoding helix-turn-helix domain-containing protein: protein MDAAQQEATARARELQRNWYGEPLGALFRRLIEDLGLNQARLAGVLGLSAPMLSQLMSGQRAKIGNPAVVQRVQLLQDLAGQVADGSVSAAEATERMDEIKKSQGGSVLSNTTQSTTSSGAPTVKRVVREIQSLLRSVAAAGDIIDAADTLAPTHPELAEFLRVYGAGRTSDAVAHYQSHQN, encoded by the coding sequence ATGGACGCCGCACAGCAGGAAGCAACCGCGAGAGCCCGGGAGCTGCAGCGGAACTGGTACGGGGAGCCGTTGGGGGCGCTCTTCCGTAGGCTCATAGAGGACCTGGGTCTGAATCAGGCGCGTCTTGCCGGGGTACTGGGACTGTCCGCGCCCATGTTGTCGCAGCTGATGAGCGGTCAGCGGGCCAAGATCGGCAATCCGGCGGTGGTCCAGCGCGTCCAGCTTCTGCAGGACCTGGCGGGGCAGGTCGCCGACGGGAGCGTCAGCGCCGCCGAGGCGACCGAGCGGATGGACGAGATCAAGAAGTCCCAGGGGGGATCGGTGCTCAGCAACACCACGCAGTCCACGACCAGTTCGGGAGCCCCGACGGTCAAGCGGGTGGTCCGCGAGATTCAGTCCCTGCTGCGTTCGGTGGCCGCCGCCGGAGACATCATCGACGCGGCGGACACTCTCGCCCCGACCCACCCGGAACTGGCAGAGTTCCTCCGGGTCTACGGTGCCGGCCGTACGTCCGACGCGGTCGCGCACTACCAGTCCCACCAGAACTGA
- a CDS encoding DUF5324 family protein, which yields MTRIDSVRAATGSAKDSVLHAAEVVAPYADTAKDRASYYASEARVRLAPKVSQAAEQARVQYDAYLAPRLEQARTHVPPKVDQAAQEAAIRTRKAARQAADYSKPRIEQAVAAAQPLRDEAAARGVAAIAALRGQVTPQEIQKLLRKHERRTRAGRLVKALAVLGILTGGAFAAWKWWDKQANPDWLVEPPAATEVPETGHLSSVDGSGQSDLDPEVQVKEAEEKAAERDDRH from the coding sequence GTGACCCGCATCGACAGCGTGCGCGCCGCGACCGGCTCGGCGAAGGACAGCGTGCTGCACGCCGCGGAAGTGGTGGCGCCTTACGCCGACACAGCCAAGGACAGGGCCTCGTACTACGCGAGCGAAGCACGTGTACGGCTCGCGCCGAAGGTGTCGCAGGCCGCCGAGCAGGCCCGCGTCCAGTACGACGCCTATCTCGCGCCGCGCCTTGAGCAGGCCCGTACCCATGTGCCGCCGAAGGTCGACCAGGCCGCCCAGGAGGCGGCCATCCGCACCCGCAAGGCGGCCCGCCAGGCCGCAGACTATTCCAAGCCGAGGATCGAGCAGGCGGTGGCTGCGGCCCAGCCCCTCCGGGACGAGGCGGCAGCGCGCGGTGTGGCGGCCATTGCCGCCCTGCGCGGCCAGGTCACGCCGCAGGAGATCCAGAAGCTGCTCCGCAAGCACGAGCGCCGAACACGGGCCGGCCGTCTCGTGAAGGCGTTGGCCGTGCTGGGGATTTTGACGGGCGGAGCTTTCGCCGCCTGGAAGTGGTGGGACAAGCAGGCCAACCCCGACTGGCTCGTCGAGCCTCCGGCGGCGACCGAGGTGCCCGAGACAGGGCATCTGTCGTCGGTCGACGGCAGCGGCCAGTCCGACCTGGACCCCGAGGTACAGGTCAAGGAAGCCGAGGAGAAGGCGGCGGAGCGCGACGACCGCCACTGA
- a CDS encoding peptidylprolyl isomerase, which yields MAEQLYATLKTSQGDIDIRLLPNHAPRTVRNFVELAKGEREWVNPQTGVTSMDKLYDGTVFHRVISGFMIQGGDPLGNGTGGPGYQFEDEFHPDLRFDRPYLLAMANAGPATNGSQFFITVAPTAWLTRKHTIFGEITDAASQKVVDAIAGAPTSPRTERPVDDIVIESVVVETRER from the coding sequence GTGGCCGAGCAGCTTTACGCCACCCTGAAGACCAGCCAGGGCGACATCGACATCCGGCTCCTGCCGAACCACGCGCCGAGGACGGTCCGGAACTTCGTCGAACTCGCCAAGGGTGAGCGCGAGTGGGTCAACCCGCAGACGGGTGTGACGTCCATGGACAAGCTGTACGACGGCACGGTCTTCCACCGGGTGATCAGCGGCTTCATGATCCAGGGCGGCGACCCGCTGGGTAACGGCACCGGGGGCCCCGGCTACCAGTTCGAGGACGAGTTCCACCCGGACCTCCGGTTCGACAGGCCCTACCTGCTGGCCATGGCCAACGCGGGCCCGGCCACCAACGGATCCCAGTTCTTCATCACCGTCGCCCCGACAGCCTGGCTGACCCGCAAGCACACCATCTTCGGTGAGATCACGGACGCGGCCAGCCAGAAGGTCGTGGACGCCATCGCCGGCGCCCCGACCAGCCCGCGCACGGAACGCCCGGTCGACGACATCGTGATCGAGTCGGTCGTCGTCGAGACCCGCGAACGCTGA
- a CDS encoding rhomboid family intramembrane serine protease, whose protein sequence is MDQQPPGSPQGPRDQGPQDAGSLPGCYRHPDREAGVRCTRCERPICPECMVSASVGFQCPDCVRGGSGTGHAPAANQPRTLAGGTVAADPRLVTKVLIGLNLALYLVQAAVGDAFTNSFDLFGRAWLSGEVQGVAEGQWYRMVTSMFLHGGVMHILFNMVSLWWIGGPLEAALGRARYITLYFVSGLAGSALSYLLASPQQPSLGASGAIFGLFGATAVLMRRLNYDMRPVIALLVINLIFTFGWSNIAWQAHIGGLIGGVVVGYAMVHAPSKRRNLVQYGVSALMLVAVVVTTLLRTAQLT, encoded by the coding sequence ATGGACCAGCAGCCGCCCGGCAGCCCGCAGGGACCGCGGGACCAGGGACCGCAGGACGCCGGGAGCCTGCCCGGCTGCTACCGGCACCCGGACCGCGAGGCCGGAGTGCGGTGTACCCGCTGCGAGCGCCCGATCTGTCCCGAGTGCATGGTCAGCGCCTCCGTCGGCTTCCAGTGCCCCGACTGCGTCCGCGGTGGCTCCGGCACCGGCCACGCCCCGGCGGCCAACCAGCCCCGCACCCTCGCGGGCGGCACCGTCGCGGCGGACCCCCGGCTCGTCACCAAAGTGCTGATCGGCCTCAACCTGGCTCTCTACCTCGTCCAGGCCGCGGTGGGTGACGCCTTCACCAACAGCTTCGACCTCTTCGGCCGTGCCTGGCTCTCCGGCGAGGTCCAGGGTGTGGCCGAAGGCCAGTGGTACCGCATGGTGACGTCGATGTTCCTGCACGGCGGCGTCATGCACATCCTGTTCAACATGGTCAGCCTGTGGTGGATCGGCGGTCCCCTGGAAGCCGCGCTCGGCCGCGCCCGGTACATCACCCTCTACTTCGTTTCCGGTCTCGCAGGCAGCGCGCTCAGCTATCTGCTCGCCAGCCCCCAGCAGCCGTCACTCGGCGCCTCCGGGGCGATCTTCGGCCTGTTCGGCGCCACTGCGGTCCTGATGCGCCGGCTCAACTACGACATGCGCCCGGTCATCGCCCTTCTGGTGATCAACCTGATCTTCACCTTCGGGTGGAGCAACATCGCCTGGCAGGCGCACATCGGCGGTCTGATCGGCGGTGTGGTGGTCGGCTACGCCATGGTCCACGCCCCGAGCAAGCGGAGGAACCTCGTCCAGTACGGCGTGTCCGCGCTGATGCTGGTCGCCGTGGTCGTCACCACGCTGCTCAGAACGGCTCAGCTCACCTGA